In Glandiceps talaboti chromosome 14, keGlaTala1.1, whole genome shotgun sequence, a single genomic region encodes these proteins:
- the LOC144445758 gene encoding hematopoietic prostaglandin D synthase-like, which translates to MSDSKCILTYFNIRARAEPSRFVLAAAGVEYEDIRIERSDWPSQQNCGKYPFQRLPILEVGGTVISESRAIARYLAQKHGLYATDILQQAEIDMITDATEDIYARLEKAFLEQDEKTKKELTEQNYGQIFPKILTGLEKLLVKNKGGDGFFVGDSVTLADLTFTAIAYNMLLGKPNALDHFPKLAALKKKIEGLPRIAEWMKKRPDTIV; encoded by the exons ATGTCAGACTCCAAATGCATCCTAACATATTTCAATATCCGTGCCAGAGCTGAGCCATCTAGGTTTGTCTTGGCAGCTGCCGGTGTTGAATATGAAGATATTCGGATAGAACGATCTGACTGGCCTTCTCAACAGAACTGTGGTA AGTATCCGTTTCAACGTTTACCTATCCTTGAGGTTGGCGGGACTGTGATATCAGAAAGTAGGGCTATTGCTCGTTACCTTGCTCAGAAACATG GTTTGTACGCGACTGATATTCTACAGCAAGCTGAAATCGACATGATCACTGATGCCACCGAAGACATCTACGCCAGACTAGAAAAGGCCTTTCTGGAGCAAGATGAAAAGACGAAAAAGGAATTAACGGAACAGAATTATGGCCAAATATTCCCGAAAATCCTCACCGGATTGGAAAAGTTATTGGTTAAAAATAAGGGTGGTGATGGATTCTTTGTCGGGGATTCG GTCACATTAGCAGATCTTACATTCACAGCAATTGCTTACAATATGTTGCTAGGGAAACCCAATGCGTTAGACCATTTTCCAAAGCTTGCTGCTCTGAAGAAGAAAATCGAAGGGTTACCTCGTATCGCTGAATGGATGAAGAAAAGACCTGATACAATCGTTTAA
- the LOC144445466 gene encoding protein FAM91A1-like: MNVEVEFHISHNYPWAKLPANTRQLLGNSQKEYEKCIYNYSVKNQLRFKGNLIRQVRKEEKKYYEGLLKYSQDHLMLYPYHLSDIMVKGLRITPFSYYLGIMHDIMSNERSYDSLPNFSAADCLRLLGIGRNQYIDIMNQCRSSKPTIQRPGSIQKFFRRKPIRDLLPLKPVEEVIIEPWWVVQAGYITEEDIKVCTPGEKHAIDRIIDSGPQQAGDFDYNVVHKLYTKGLIYLDVPMGDEDCIIVPPLEGFVMNRVTGDYFETLLYKIFVSIDEHTNIAELSNVLQIDLQLVKNAVSVYCRLGFARKKGVDLDPNTLHPSWRDKQIAPKKPSHDEQLLIDWTTTINERNSASDPSDDTPETASVEEAETGVSGSSGHSKRIAFLFDSTLTAFLMMGNLSPGLKSHAVTMFEVGKLSDESLDSFLTELEKVPQENVAEGEAQRYFDHAVTLRNTILFLRHNKDITPDPDFHNTGMSIDLLRCESLLGLDPATCSRVLNKNYELLVSMAPLSNEIRPVSSCTPQHIGPAIPEVNSVWFKLYLYNLVGCGPPSLLLMKGTRLRRLPDIFQDYERLLITTWGHDPGVVSTSNVLLTLNDALTHSAVLVQAHGWQNDGDVVFVPFPLAKTSGAFNRNKMESHSVIKKISKKLDLTHSCGYVTMLKSGRAEDLCLQSQKESQVMQELQDATKDLPESDAEHLSPSNPEIVARAMRDQLTLNVPRSPSGVNVEDSEDDWVPLELCFGIPLFDDCVNKEVCQRIAKQNLCDRESLSQLLHSSRKLSLQLLSFIEAQQDVPVIEDPTADSTAHHTPGVKHTAESCIPLPTRNLLFCDTTLKVWNQY; the protein is encoded by the exons atgaatgtgGAAGTGGAGTTTCACATTAGTCACAACTACCCATGGGCTAAACTACCGGCAAATACTAGACAG TTACTTGGCAACTCACAGAAGGAGTATGAGAAATGTATTTACAACTACAGTGTTAAGAATCAGTTGAGATTCAAAGGAAATTTAA TTCGCCAGGTAAGGAAGGAGGAGAAGAAGTACTATGAAGGGTTATTGAAATACAGTCAGGATCACTTAATGTTGTATCCATATCATTTATCCGACATCATGGTCAAAGGATTGCGTATCACACCATTCTCTTACTACCTGGGTATTATGCATGACATCATGTCCAATGAAAGAAGTTATGACTCTCTGCCAAACTTTAGTGCAGCTGATT GTCTAAGACTTCTTGGTATTGGTAGAAACCAGTATATTGATATAATGAACCAATGCAGATCATCCAAG cCAACTATCCAACGCCCTGGtagcatacaa AAATTTTTCCGTCGCAAACCAATCAGAGACTTACTGCCTTTAAAGCCAGTGGAGGAAGTGATCATAGAACCATGGTGGGTTGTACAGGCAGGTTATATCACAGAGGAAGATATTAAg GTATGCACACCTGGTGAGAAGCATGCCATTGATAGGATAATAGACAGTGGTCCCCAGCAGGCTGGTGACTTTGACTACAATGTGGTGCATA AATTATACACCAAGGGTTTAATATATTTAGATGTACCCATGGGTGATGAAGATTGCATTATTG TGCCACCATTGGAAGGTTTTGTGATGAACAGAGTCACTGGAGATTACTTTGAAACCTTGCTGTACAAGATATTTGTATCTATAGACGAACACACCAACATTGCAGAG TTGTCCAATGTACTGCAGATAGATCTACAATTGGTCAAAAATGCTGTCTCTGTGTACTGTAGGCTAGGATTTGCCAGGAAGAAAGGAGTTGACCTGGATCCAAATACTCTACATCCAAGCTGGAGAGATAAACAAATTGCACCAAAGAA ACCAAGTCATGATGAACAGTTATTGATAGACTGGACAACTACTATTAATGAAAGAAATTCTGCATCGGATCCCTCGGATGATACGCCAGAAACTGCTAGTGTTGAAGAGGCAG AAACTGGAGTAAGTGGAAGTAGTGGTCACAGCAAGAGAATAGCATTTTTATTTGATTCAACTCTGACTGCATTTCTTATGATGGGGAACCTATCACCA GGTTTAAAGAGTCATGCGGTAACAATGTTTGAAGTTGGTAAACTATCGGATGAATCACTCGACAGCTTTCTGACTGAGTTAGAAAAG GTTCCACAAGAGAATGTAGCAGAAGGAGAAGCACAGAGATACTTTGATCACGCTGTAACACTGAGGAACACAATTCTATTTCTAAG ACATAATAAAGATATAACACCAGATCCTGATTTTCATAATACTGGTATGAGTATAGATCTATTACGTTGTGAAAGTCTACTAGGATTGGACCCTGCTACATGTAGTAGAGTTCTCAACAAaaattatga ATTACTTGTATCCATGGCACCACTCAGTAATGAAATCCGCCCAGTCAGTTCATGTACACCACAACATATAGGACCAGCTATACCTGAG GTGAACTCAGTATGGTTTAAGTTATACCTGTATAATCTAGTGGGTTGTGGTCCACCATCTCTACTACTCATGAAAGGTACCAGGTTAAGAAGACTACCAGATATCTTTCAG GATTATGAGAGACTATTGATTACAACATGGGGTCATGATCCAGGCGTTGTCAGTACATCTAATGTTTTACTAACATTGAATGATGCACTGACACACTCGGCTGTACTAGTACAG GCCCATGGATGGCAGAATGATGGAGATGTGGTGTTTGTACCTTTCCCACTAGCTAAGACATCAG GTGCGTTTAACAGAAACAAAATGGAAAGCCATTCAGTGATCAAAAAGATATCGAAAAAACTGGACCTGACTCACTCCTGTGGGTATGTGACCATGCTGAAAAGTGGCAGAGCAGAAGACCTGTGTTTACAAAGTCAGAAGGAGTCTCAAGTCATGCAAGAATTACAAGATGCAACAAAAGACCTCCCTGAGAGTGACGCAGAACACTTGTCACCTAGCAACCCAGAAATTGTTGCCAGGGCAATGAGAGATCAATTGACACTGAATGTGCCGAGAAGTCCAAGTGGAGTGAATGTTGAGGATAGTGAAGATGACTGGGTGCCTTTAGAATTATGTTTTGGTATTCCGTTATTTGATGATTGTGTAAATAAAGAAGTGTGCCAAAGAATAGCTAAACAGAATCTATGTGATAGAGAAAG TTTATCTCAATTACTACATTCCAGTAGAAAACTCTCCCTGCAACTACTTTCTTTTATTGAAGCTCAGCAG GATGTGCCAGTTATAGAGGACCCAACTGCAGACTCTACTGCACATCACACACCTGGAGTAAAACACACTGCCGAATCCTGTATACCTCTACCAACTAGAAATCTATTATTCTGTGACACTACCTTAAAAGTCTGGAACCAATACTAA